From a single Bacillus pumilus genomic region:
- a CDS encoding poly-gamma-glutamate hydrolase family protein, with the protein MKRLLICGFIFLILCALLMVKCSHSIQEKKEQKQHHEEVEKYQKERKKGDQYESFKQLIRHEREGYEIEFHEKGGSDLLVFSPHGGEIEPGTSEIVEAFQERYSTYLFEGTKRDNNRDLHITSTKFDEPILVQMIKTYPFSISIHGYKSDRKHTLVGGTNEKMQRAVVRELKDRGFSAEMVQEGERLSGTDPKNINNRNASGESVQLEISTAQREAFFDDFDTRKGKKKAFRRYIRALKEVLREFDPSS; encoded by the coding sequence ATGAAAAGACTACTGATATGTGGATTCATCTTTCTGATCCTGTGTGCTCTTTTAATGGTGAAATGCAGCCATTCTATTCAAGAAAAAAAAGAGCAAAAACAACATCATGAAGAGGTAGAAAAATATCAAAAAGAACGAAAAAAAGGGGATCAATATGAAAGCTTTAAACAGCTCATCCGACATGAAAGAGAAGGTTATGAGATAGAATTTCATGAAAAGGGCGGAAGTGATTTACTCGTCTTTTCTCCTCATGGAGGGGAAATTGAACCAGGAACAAGTGAAATTGTAGAAGCATTTCAAGAAAGGTACTCTACGTATTTGTTTGAAGGGACGAAACGAGACAATAATCGTGATTTGCATATTACGAGCACCAAGTTTGATGAACCGATATTGGTTCAAATGATTAAAACGTATCCCTTCTCCATTTCCATCCACGGTTATAAAAGTGATAGAAAACACACACTAGTGGGCGGAACAAACGAAAAAATGCAAAGAGCGGTAGTACGAGAATTAAAAGATCGAGGGTTTTCCGCAGAAATGGTGCAAGAAGGCGAACGACTTTCTGGAACAGACCCTAAAAATATTAACAATCGAAATGCGAGCGGTGAAAGTGTTCAGCTAGAAATTAGCACGGCGCAGAGAGAAGCCTTTTTTGACGATTTTGATACGAGAAAAGGAAAGAAAAAAGCATTTAGACGTTATATCCGTGC
- a CDS encoding CarD family transcriptional regulator, protein MFQIGDKIVYPMHGAGVIEGMEEKEILGKTEEYFLIQMPNMQMMIPRGRINQLGIRPVADQATLKVVMNNFAEETNDDTLTWKQRYDENLKKLKTGAIEDGADVVKDLMRRNQKKALNSSEKKMLEDARGMLVSEISLAQGLSQDEVLTALENELRVL, encoded by the coding sequence TGATTGAAGGAATGGAAGAAAAAGAGATTTTAGGTAAGACGGAGGAATATTTTCTGATTCAAATGCCGAATATGCAGATGATGATCCCGAGAGGCAGAATCAATCAACTAGGTATACGTCCGGTAGCAGATCAAGCAACGCTGAAAGTTGTGATGAACAATTTTGCAGAAGAAACAAACGACGACACGCTTACTTGGAAGCAACGATATGATGAAAATCTGAAAAAGCTAAAAACAGGTGCGATCGAAGATGGTGCAGACGTTGTCAAAGATCTGATGAGACGAAATCAGAAGAAAGCATTAAATTCAAGTGAAAAGAAGATGCTTGAAGATGCACGAGGCATGTTAGTGAGTGAGATTTCACTTGCACAAGGACTGTCGCAAGATGAAGTGCTGACTGCTTTAGAAAATGAACTAAGAGTTTTATGA